The Rosa rugosa chromosome 1, drRosRugo1.1, whole genome shotgun sequence genomic sequence CATTCCAATTCATTCCACCGTAACACTTCATTGTGCAATAACCATTAGCAGCTAGCCATCCTGCCCAATCAATTTGCACAGCTCTTCTAATACTGTCAAAAATTGGGCCATTAGGGTTTTGGAGAAGCCACTGTTATTGTTTACCAGGAACACATCATtaataaaatttcaaaaaaaaaaaaaaaaaaggtccgaACAAGTTCAGATGCTATCGTCCAAACTCACTAACGAACCATATTATCAGGTGTCCTTTTATCTTAAAGAACACAAATGAGACCAACTCTTATGATGAATGGCAGAATGAGATGAGGAGTGTTGACAATATGAATCTCACATGGAAAATGGGGACTTTATTTATGGGTTTATAAAGATTTGGATCAAATTCATCTATTgccattgttttttgttgtgaAACCTATATTACTTTATCACGGGCTCCAGGTCTCCTAATATAAATTGTTTACATGTATGACTTGAAAATTCAACACATGTGTGGGGTAATATTGATAATATGAGATCACACAATCTCACATGAgaaaactcaaaacaaatcatcaaaTAATTCAAAGATCGCAGAACGTCACTGCCTTTTATAAGAATAGAATCATGAATAAATAGAATGAATAATTTCAcagaaaaaaacagaaacacaGTTGATTTCTTTAATCATGTAGCCAATGAATTTTCAATTTCGTTTCCGGTTTTGGCGGCTGAAATTCTTCAAATCCCACTACCAATTGAACCAGAAAATGATGTATTAATTTGGGTGCCTTCAAGCTCaggttctttctctttttctgatgGATACCATCTAGTCCGACAATCATTTTCGGAAGATGAGTGGGTTTCTAAGGTTTGGCATTCTTTCATTCCACCACGGTTATCTTTATTGGCATGGCGCCTTTCCTATGATAAACTACCTACTGATGTGCAGCTTCAAGAACGGGGTATCCCAATAGTGTCTGTTTGCCAGCTTTGTACTTTTGGCTATATTGAGGATTCTACTCACTTATTTGTCACTTGCTCGTTTGCGCAACATGTTTGGCAATGGCTAGCATGCTGTTTTGGGACTTTCTTACCGACTAGTGGCACTATTGGTGGGTTATTTACCTCCATTATTGGCAAGTCTTTCTCTCCCCAACTAAAAAATATTTGGCTTGCTAGTTGTCTCTATGCTCTTATGGCTATATGGAAAGCTCGCAATAAGCTTAGATTTGAGGACAAGCGCCCTTCCCTCATGCGAATTTTCAGCTCTCTCAAGGCTTGGCTTCGCTTTGCTGCTCCTTACATGCCAGGTTATTCGAATGGTTTGGTTGACACTCAGTTGTTGGTTGGGTTGGGTATTCAGCCTATTCCTAAAAATCGAGTAGCGCCGCGGTTAGTTCTCTGGCACCCTCCAATTTTTCCTTGGATTAAGTTGAATACTGATGGTCTTGCAAAGGGTAATCCAGGACCTGCAGCTTGTGGTGGTGTGTTTCGTGACACCCATGGTCATTACATTGGCGATTACTGTCAAGGATTGGGATACAAATCTGCCTTCTACGCGGAGCTTATGGGTGTGATCATTGGGATTGAATATGCCTTCCAATATGGTTGGCGATGCCTCTGGCTTGACTATGATTCGACTAGTGTAATTGCATGCATCAAATCCTCATCTTTTGTTCCACCTTGGCCGCTTCGAATTGCATGGCTTACTTGCTTAGCACGTATTAGAGCAATGACCCTTAATTGTTCCCATATTCTTCGGGAAGGAAATACGGTGGCTGATAGAATGACAAACATGGGCTTACTTTCTCCATCCCTGGTATGGCATGTTTCTCCTCCGCCTAATATATCTCCTTATCTTCGTATGGATGATCTGGGATTCCCTTACCTTCGCCATGTTTAACTCTCTTTCTTGCATCGGTTGGTGTTGGGCTTGTTTTAACAGTTCGAAGTTGGGAAAAtttgaggttctgcttcaatttTTTCACTTCCTTTTGTCTTTTTTTCTAGCTTTTGGGGTAAggtttatgtcccccccttCTTTaggttgtattttctttttctgttattaataaaataaaaataggggGACGGCGGTGGCCgggttcccagagtgtggcaAACCTCTCTCCTTCGGgattgagggtgggacttgttCCCTACATCGTTTGCCTCCGAGGAACTAAAATCGCCTAAtcccttattaaaaaaaaaaaaaaaaaagtcgtgTGTAATCACACACCTTTCTATTATTTACAAGAAAGCAGAAAATAGACCTTCAACTAACAATAAAGTAGAGGTCCAATTAAAACTACAAAATTCGAAATGCAGAAAATAACCCAAACTTGAGGCACCAACTCGGTTCTTTGTCAACTTGGATAATCacttcaaataataaattatgaTCGACCATTACACTGAAAAATAATTACTATAGCATTCATATGCTGAAACAAGTTCTCAACAATGGATTTGTTCAGACAACTTGATTAACTAGCAAATTTGCAAGGATATAGGATAGGCTAGGCTCGTAGAAACCCAATTAATGGGCTTCCAACGCGACAGGCTCAATCAACTACGTACTTAACGAGTTGCATCTACTGAAAATAATCCTCTAAAAATTTAGTATAATTCTCCTTCTTCTTGTCTCGTAGGGGACAAAGTTACTCCTATAAACCAACCAAACTGTGTATTTCCTCTTCTACAGACAACTTGTAGGTTGAACCGTACCCTCAGCCGTTCCACCTGCATGGCTACAAGAAGCTTCAGCAGCTTGGTTCTTGTAAGTGAGCTTAACATCCTCCAATGTGATTTTGTTACAAGGATATTTGGAGCTGCAATCGAATTTCACGGCAACTTCTGCTGCTGATGTGCCGTGAATGTCTTGGTACATAATGTCGCTAATTTGAACTCCAGACTCCTGTTAaaaggaaaaatatatatatatatattgtcagAACAATAAAATAAATGTATAATAAACATCACAGTACCATAAATAACTCGTCAATGAGAGTTGTAACTAAATTTACAAAAAAGCAACCTCGTGGTGATATCTGACCTGACCAGGGCAATGCTTTTCGTCTGGGCAGTAATTTTGATCAATAACAATAGGATTTTTGACATTGACCATTACAGCATGTTGAAAAATAATGTTCCTGGCAAACCCAGTACTGGGTCTACCCCATGACTTGATCCTCACCCCATTCTGAGTACCGGTGAATGTAACTGTTTTAATTGTTACGTTTTGCACTCCCACTTCCTCTTGCTCCTTGCCTAAACTCCCAATGCTGCACAGCTCAAACCAACCAAATCAGTGCTAAATTAAGAACCATATCGAAATGCTTTATAGTGAGCGTATAGCGCATATCCCTAATTAGGTTCAATACTCATGCATAATTTTTACCTAATTCCATGCCCAGGACCACATGCAACGTTTTCAATCCACAAATTACTGGTGCCGGGGCCAATTGAAACACAATCATCTCCCGTGGCAATTTTGGAGTTGAGAATAGTGACACTGGTAGACATTTGAACGTGAATGCCATCTGTGTTGGGGCTGTTGCCAGAGGCAGAAACCCTAACACCTAGCATTTTCACGTTGTGGCAGCCGTTGATCACTATGTGAAACATTTGGCTGTTTAGGGATGACACTCCATTCATCACAATGTTGTTCGAATTGGAAAAACCAAGTGTCTGCATATAATCCATATACAGAAATTAAATTCTGTAAAGAAGTTAAGATAtttcatattattttttatatgtATATCATGTGCGTTTGTGGTAACTTACAGTCGCTCCTTTGGGGCAACCCTTGCCGGAGGCCTTGCAGTCCCACAATCCAGTGCCTTGTCCGTCAAGAATACCACCGGAGATGGTAACCCCATTCACATGCTCAAAGAAAAGCCAGTTACCGGCATTTCCTATCACCCAGTAATCTGATGGGGCAACGAGTGTGCCGGCAATTTGAAATGTGATGGCGCTATTGCATGGCCCGTTGAAGACCGATTTGCGAAGCAAGAACCTCCCCACCGGGACATAAATGACAGCAGGCTTGGCGGAGACACAAGCTTTGGCCCATGCAGAGAGGAATGCTTTGGTTGAGTCGGTCTTGCCATCAGGATTCGCTCCCAGACTTGTCACAGTGTAAGTGACTGAAGCAGTTGCGCCTAAGGCTAAGTTGACATTCATGAAGACAAGGACAAGTGAGAGAACAAAAAGGCTTCTAGAGTAGTTTGCCATTTTCTCTCTACGTACGTTGGGTTTTTAATTTGCAGAtatagagagagaaggaggagctAGACTTGAAGCTAGGAGCGATGAATGTGGTGGTGAGGAAGTTGAAACGGTTTGGGGGTATTTATAATGCAATTTTTCTGGAAGGAGCAGAAAAAGTGAAAAGCTAAGGCATGCAAGCAAGTGGCGCCGAAATGAACTTTACGTAATTTGTTACTAGCCGCTGGTTCAAAGTTTCAGTTCAACCATGACATTCTCTAGCTTGAACCGCAAGTTAATTTATGGCCTGCAGTGTTTGAGTTTCATTGGTTTCTTCATTGCTGTTTGAGTATGAGTATGGACTAATTAATTAAGCTCGTTCATGAAAGATCATATCTTCTCCATGTGCTTTCTATCCCaagtgtgcgtgtgtgtgtgtgtatgatCAATTATTTCCAAATCTAAATTTAATAACCTGCCTAACGATATCAAGCAGCTGCCTAGAACTAACCTTGGCTTGTTCCCCTCGCTTTTCTCATATATCTTAAACATACCATCAAGATAGTTTTTGCTATCAACACTCTTCTGTATGATCACTTGATGCAAGATACATAATGTAGTATACGTACATTACATGATTTACATTCATAATAGTCAGACTTACCAAACACATAAATGAATTATATTGTGTGACATAAAAGTACGTTAAacttagaaaatgaaaatttttcaaTCTTATCCTATACTATTTATTTCCCCCCATTATTCTTCTGTTCTCCAAATTAAAGAGTCAACGTACTATATAGTATATTTAGGTTCATGTATGAATCCGTGAATGGGCATGTATATCTTAAGAGTTTGATTGCTTGAATTTGAATTCATTGTCAGAAATGGTTCAAGACACAACCCTGAAAGCTGATGGGCTTCTTAATTTTGGTCACCTACTTGCCTCGATCATCCTGTTTTCATGCATATTATTAATCCCTATCAGACATTCTGCAGGATTCAAGCAGCTCAGCCAATTACAACTCATATATTCTCATTTTTTGTCCATCAGCTAGAAATACTTCGAAACACTGGAACATCTTAAAGACTAAAGAAGGCTGCATTTTCTTGTGTTTTTTCCACGAAAGTTGTAATCAACGgaattgataaaaaaataataataatgataaaTTGTTTAAATACATAAGTTGGAATAATAATGCACACGTACGACTGCGATATATGTATTTATCAATGTAATTCAAGACAT encodes the following:
- the LOC133724368 gene encoding polygalacturonase-like isoform X2, whose amino-acid sequence is MANYSRSLFVLSLVLVFMNVNLALGATASVTYTVTSLGANPDGKTDSTKAFLSAWAKACVSAKPAVIYVPVGRFLLRKSVFNGPCNSAITFQIAGTLVAPSDYWVIGNAGNWLFFEHVNGVTISGGILDGQGTGLWDCKASGKGCPKGATTLGFSNSNNIVMNGVSSLNSQMFHIVINGCHNVKMLGVRVSASGNSPNTDGIHVQMSTSVTILNSKIATGDDCVSIGPGTSNLWIENVACGPGHGISIGSLGKEQEEVGVQNVTIKTVTFTGTQNGVRIKSWGRPSTGFARNIIFQHAVMVNVKNPIVIDQNYCPDEKHCPGQESGVQISDIMYQDIHGTSAAEVAVKFDCSSKYPCNKITLEDVKLTYKNQAAEASCSHAGGTAEGTVQPTSCL
- the LOC133724368 gene encoding polygalacturonase-like isoform X1; amino-acid sequence: MANYSRSLFVLSLVLVFMNVNLALGATASVTYTVTSLGANPDGKTDSTKAFLSAWAKACVSAKPAVIYVPVGRFLLRKSVFNGPCNSAITFQIAGTLVAPSDYWVIGNAGNWLFFEHVNGVTISGGILDGQGTGLWDCKASGKGCPKGATTLGFSNSNNIVMNGVSSLNSQMFHIVINGCHNVKMLGVRVSASGNSPNTDGIHVQMSTSVTILNSKIATGDDCVSIGPGTSNLWIENVACGPGHGISIGSLGKEQEEVGVQNVTIKTVTFTGTQNGVRIKSWGRPSTGFARNIIFQHAVMVNVKNPIVIDQNYCPDEKHCPGQVRYHHEESGVQISDIMYQDIHGTSAAEVAVKFDCSSKYPCNKITLEDVKLTYKNQAAEASCSHAGGTAEGTVQPTSCL